A DNA window from Zingiber officinale cultivar Zhangliang chromosome 3A, Zo_v1.1, whole genome shotgun sequence contains the following coding sequences:
- the LOC122053003 gene encoding pentatricopeptide repeat-containing protein At2g13600-like, with amino-acid sequence MPRPNTVSFNTLLSGYVRCDRIDDALNLFDQIPCADAHSWNTITSGLVRANRSREALACFATMARHHVHVRPDDFTYSTILACCDLRAGWQLHAQIMKTASFLADPFIGTNLMKMYADSGEMNHARKLFDEMGARDLAAWNVLMDCYSRLGMGELCLKTFVEVIRDGIRVDEFTLATVLNELADHLWVSEGKQLHSLMTKGGFFTDCFCCNALLNLYSKEDIHSALKMFDEMYDRSAVSWTIIVSGLLASGNTYTAFEALNSMQMAEVEPNSHTFGSLISCCGDVGAYDNGKQYHGLAIKKGLELDVIVGSSIVTMHSKCGETTGALRLFRSLPEKDIVSWNGVICGFAQNGGAAKALQLFDELVHVHHNEVMPNHVTFVGVLTACSHAGLIHKGCNIFNDMFEVYSCEPQAEHYACMVDIFARWGLLEEAEAVILALPTAPNINLWGALLAACKRHKNLVMAKRISEQLYVSEPLNSSNYVLLANLYAENKEWNEAMKVRNKILTVGVQKVVGRSWIDIRGQPCTFVSGDTHITQFELISGVLETLGLIMLDEERTT; translated from the coding sequence ATGCCTCGCCCCAATACCGTCTCCTTCAACACCCTCCTCTCCGGCTACGTCCGGTGCGACCGCATCGACGACGCCCTCAACCTATTCGACCAAATCCCCTGCGCAGACGCTCACTCCTGGAACACCATCACCTCCGGACTCGTCCGCGCCAACCGCTCCCGGGAAGCCCTTGCCTGTTTCGCCACCATGGCCCGCCACCATGTCCATGTCAGGCCCGACGACTTCACCTACTCGACGATCCTCGCTTGCTGCGATCTACGTGCGGGATGGCAGCTTCATGCACAGATAATGAAGACGGCGTCGTTTTTGGCGGATCCCTTTATCGGCACAAACCTGATGAAGATGTACGCCGACTCCGGGGAGATGAATCATGCAAGGAAATTGTTTGACGAAATGGGTGCGAGAGACTTGGCAGCATGGAATGTGTTGATGGATTGTTACTCGAGATTAGGGATGGGCGAGTTATGTCTCAAGACTTTCGTGGAGGTCATCAGGGATGGGATTCGAGTCGACGAGTTCACGTTGGCGACTGTTCTGAATGAACTTGCTGATCACTTGTGGGTTTCGGAAGGCAAGCAGCTGCATTCATTGATGACTAAAGGTGGATTCTTTACGGACTGCTTTTGTTGCAACGCATTGTTGAATCTGTACTCAAAGGAAGATATTCATTCAGCACTTAAGATGTTCGATGAAATGTATGACCGGAGTGCAGTTTCTTGGACCATCATAGTTTCAGGTCTTTTGGCTAGCGGCAACACTTATACTGCTTTCGAGGCTTTGAATTCTATGCAGATGGCTGAAGTGGAACCAAACTCTCATACTTTTGGCAGTTTGATCAGTTGCTGCGGCGATGTCGGTGCATATGACAATGGTAAGCAATATCATGGTTTGGCTATTAAGAAAGGTTTGGAACTTGATGTTATTGTGGGGAGCTCAATTGTGACTATGCATTCAAAATGTGGAGAAACAACTGGTGCACTAAGACTCTTCCGAAGCTTGCCCGAGAAAGACATTGTTTCATGGAATGGGGTCATATGTGGATTTGCACAAAATGGAGGAGCCGCCAAAGCTCTGCAACTCTTTGACGAACTGGTTCATGTACACCACAATGAAGTCATGCCGAATCATGTAACCTTTGTTGGTGTCTTGACCGCATGCTCCCATGCCGGGCTTATCCACAAGGGCTGTAATATTTTCAATGACATGTTTGAAGTGTACTCATGTGAACCCCAAGCTGAACACTATGCCTGTATGGTTGATATATTTGCGCGTTGGGGTTTGCTCGAAGAAGCAGAAGCTGTGATTCTAGCCCTTCCTACAGCACCTAACATTAACCTCTGGGGTGCATTGCTTGCAGCATGCAAACGGCACAAAAACTTGGTCATGGCAAAGCGCATCTCCGAGCAACTCTATGTGTCGGAACCATTGAATTCTTCCAATTACGTTCTCCTCGCAAACTTGTATGCTGAAAACAAAGAGTGGAATGAGGCGATGAAAGTTAGGAATAAGATTTTGACAGTTGGAGTTCAAAAAGTAGTCGGCAGAAGTTGGATTGATATCAGAGGTCAACCTTGTACTTTCGTATCAGGTGACACACATATAACACAGTTTGAGCTAATCTCCGGGGTACTGGAGACACTGGGATTGATAATGCTTGACGAGGAACGGACGACTTAA
- the LOC122050818 gene encoding uncharacterized protein LOC122050818, with translation MESLMIIMMSIYGLLKQLSSNVYINFCRCVIEVFGAQYLRRPNAADIQHLLEMHEQRHGFPGSRNDINVLNESPLFNDVLQGNAPKNGLLSSRALPQDPKRKIFKERQEVARKDVERVFGVLQSRWAMIRGPGRFWYKDNLKDIMYTCIILHNMIIENEGDAVVNWSDDEGDPQSQIF, from the exons ATGGAGTCCCTGATGATCATTATGATGAGTATCTACGGATTGCTGAAACAACTGTCATCCAATGTTTATATCAACTTTTGTCGATGTGTAATTGAAGTGTTCGGGGCCCAATATTTAAGAAGACCTAATGCTGCTGATATCCAACACTTACTTGAAATGCATGAGCAGAGACATGGTTTCCCTG GATCACGTAATGATATCAATGTGCTTAACGAATCGCCATTATTCAACGACGTCTTACAAGGGAATGCACCCAAG AATGGGCTACTTTCGTCAAGAGCTCTGCCCCAGGATcccaagagaaaaatatttaaggaacGACAGGAGGTCGCGAGAAAGGATGTTGAGAGGGTATTTGGGGTGCTCCAATCACGATGGGCAATGATAAGAGGTCCAGGACGATTTTGGTACAAGGATaatttgaaggacatcatgtataCCTGTATTATTTTGCACAACATGATTATTGAGAATGAGGGAGATGCAGTAGTCAATTGGTCGGACGATGAAGGAGATCCTCAATCACAAATATTTTAA